The Ornithinibacillus sp. 4-3 region CAGACCCTTATGAAGGTGTAAGTGCCATTCACGAGTTTGCCCATCAAGTCGTTTATTTAGAATCGTTAGCAGATAGAAAAGAGGAAACCACAGTTAATGTTGGGGTTGTGAATGGTGGAACTCGTTCCAATGTGTTAGCTGCTAACCTAACTGCAGAAATTGATATCCGTGTCAGCAAAATTAGTGAAGCTGATCGTATTGTTCCATTGATTAAAAATTTAAAACCGATAAATCCAAGAGCGAAAGTGACTATTCATGGTGATTTAAACCGTTATCCGATGGAAAGAACACCTGAAATTACTGCACTCTATGAAAAAGTTAAAGCTCTTGCGAAGGAACAAGGCTTCGATTTACCAGTGACTGGCAGTGGTGGCGGAAGTGATGCCAATATCACAGCGGCATTAGGAATACCGTCTGTTTGTGGGATGGGTGTTGTAGGTAGCGGTGCACACTCAGAAGATGAACATTGTCTTTTATCTTATATACCACAAAGAATTGCTTTATTAATTAACGTGTTTAGTAATGTATAATTGAAAGCCATTTCAAAACACGGTATGATAAAATGAATAAGAGTATCTTTAGTTGATAATTGTGAATTTCAAATAGGTATAAAATAATTTAGGAGGTAATAGGATGCTTTATATTAATGGTGAATGGATTAAGACGGAAGATAAAATGGATGTTTTTAACCCAGCAACTGGAGAGTTAATTGAATCTGTTTCAACTGGTGGAAAAGAGTATGCAAAACAAGCAATTCAAGATGCTAAAGAAGCATTTAAGACTTGGAAAAAGCTAACTGCTAAAGAGCGTGGGTCTTATTTAGCAAAGGCTGCAGAAATTATGAAGAGCAAAGCAGATCAGTTAGCAGAAACAATCACTAAAGAAAATGGTAAACCATTACCAGATGCAAAAGGTGAAGTAGCAAGTGGTATCGAGCATTTAGAATGGTATGCAGAAGAAGCGAAGCGTGTGTATGGTGATACTGTACCAGCGTCATCTCCTGACAGACAGCTACTTGTAATCAAACAGCCGATTGGTGTTTGTGGTGCAATTACGCCATGGAATTTCCCATTATCTATGATTACACGAAAAATTGCTCCTGCAATTGCAGCAGGATGTACGGTGGTATTAAAACCTGCTCCAGATACACCACTTTCTGCGATTCATGTATTTGAGTGCTTCCATGAGGCAGGACTTCCTAAAGGCGTTATTAACCTTGTTATTGGGCCAGCAGAAGAAATTGGTCATGAATTAACAAGCAGCTCAGATGTTAGAAAAATTTCATTTACAGGATCTACGATGGTAGGTAAAAAATTACTTAAAGATTCTGCAGATACAGTGAAGAAAGTATCAATGGAGCTTGGTGGACATGCACCTTATATTGTTTTTGATGATGCAGACCTTGATTTAGCAGTTGATGGTATTCTAGCTTCTAAGTTCAAAAATGCTGGTCAAACATGTATTAGTACAAACCGTATTTATGTACATGAAAATGTTGCAGATGAATTTAGTGAGAAGCTAGCTGCAAAAGTTAGTAAATTAAGTGTAGGAAATGGTATTGAAGACAATGTAGATGTTGGGCCAGTAATTACACAGGCTGCCATTTCTAAAGTGAAAAATCATGTAGAGGATGCTGTTAAGAATAATGGTAAAGTCCTTACAGGTGGTAAAGTACATGCGAAAAGTGAAGCTGGTGGAAACTTCTTTGAGCCAACAG contains the following coding sequences:
- a CDS encoding NAD-dependent succinate-semialdehyde dehydrogenase gives rise to the protein MLYINGEWIKTEDKMDVFNPATGELIESVSTGGKEYAKQAIQDAKEAFKTWKKLTAKERGSYLAKAAEIMKSKADQLAETITKENGKPLPDAKGEVASGIEHLEWYAEEAKRVYGDTVPASSPDRQLLVIKQPIGVCGAITPWNFPLSMITRKIAPAIAAGCTVVLKPAPDTPLSAIHVFECFHEAGLPKGVINLVIGPAEEIGHELTSSSDVRKISFTGSTMVGKKLLKDSADTVKKVSMELGGHAPYIVFDDADLDLAVDGILASKFKNAGQTCISTNRIYVHENVADEFSEKLAAKVSKLSVGNGIEDNVDVGPVITQAAISKVKNHVEDAVKNNGKVLTGGKVHAKSEAGGNFFEPTVIANANESMLIASEETFGPVAPIFTFKDEEEIVEKANHPTYGLAAYCFTSNLGRSMRMMQELEFGIVGINDTSPGGVQAPFGGVKESGIGKEGGQYGIREYLEEKAVSIRLV